The genome window CCTGCGTTCCGTTCAACAAGGCCAGACCTTCTTTGGCGGCAAGCGTCAGCGGTTGCAGTCCAGCCTTGGCCAGCGCCTCTTTGGCGGGCAGCCATTCACCCTGATAGCGGGCCTTGCTTTCGCCCAGCAACAACAAAGACATGTGTGCCAACGGCGCCAAGTCGCCCGAGGCGCCCACCGACCCCTTCAGCGGGATGTGCGGATAGACCTCGGCATTGACCAACGTAATCAGCGCGTCGATCACGCGGCGCCGGATGCCCGAGTAACCGCGAGCCAGACTATTGATTTTCAACACCATGATCAGCCGCACCATGGTATCGTCCAGCGGTTCGCCCACGCCTGCTGCATGGGACAGCACCAGCGAACTTTGCAACGCTTCCAGGTCTTCGCGGGCAATCTTGGTCGATGCCAGCAGGCCAAATCCGGTATTGATGCCGTAGGCGGTGCGGCCTTCGGCGATGATGCGTTCCACGCAAGCGACGCTGGCCTCGATCGGGCCCGCCGCGGCCGGGTCCAGTGTCAACCGCAAGGGCTGCTGGTAAACGCGCCGCAGGTCGGCGAGCGTCATGTGACCAGGTTTCAGATGCAATTCCATTCTTGATCTCCAGGGCCGGATACCGGCCTCATGCTGTGACGCGCTCAGGCAGTTGAACGTAGCGCCGTGCGGGATTCAGGGAAGTGATCCCGCCGCGCAAATAGGTAATAGAGAATGCTGGGCACCACCAGGCCGATGATCCAGGAGATATCGACCCCGCCCAGACGTTCAACCATCGGGCCGGTGTAGAGCTTGGTGGAAATGAATGGCATCTGTACCAGAACGCCAAAGCTGTACACGAGGATGCCCGGCATATTCCACCGGCCATAACGCCCATCAGGGTCGCTCAACGCGGCCACGTCATAACGCTCGCGGTTGATGAAGTAGTAGTCCACCAGATTCACGGCGCTCCAGGGTGTGAAGAACGCCAGCAGGAATAGGATGAAGGACTTGAACGCATTCAGGAAGGAATGCTGGCCCACCAGCGCCACGCAAGTGGCTGCGCCCACGATCAGCAGCACGAAGACGGTACGTTGGCGGCGCGTAATCTCGACACTGCCGCGAAAGCCGCTGACGATGGTCGCGATGCACATGAAACTGCCGTAGGAATTCAACGTAGAGATCGTGACTTTGCCGAACGCGATGCTGAAATACAGCAGCGCCGCCATGGTCCCCGTGCCGCCCAGACCGACGATGTAGGCCACTTCGCGGCCGGCGAACTGGCCCGCGGCCATGGCGGCCGCCAGCACGCCCAGCACCATCGCAATCTGTGCGCCCAGCACCGATCCCAGCCCTACCGCCAGAAAGGTCTTCACGGATGAGGTGGACGAGGGCAGGTAGCGCGAGTAGTCCGCGACATAGGGCCCATAGGCGATCTGCCAGGATGCGGCCAGCGACACGGCCAACAGGAACGAGCTCCAGCTGAAATGCCGGATCTGCAACAGTTGGCCGACGT of Achromobacter seleniivolatilans contains these proteins:
- a CDS encoding purine-cytosine permease family protein, translating into MTQASETHAAPLIERRSIDHIPESERHGKLYSQFTLWMGANLQITAIVTGALAVVLGGDVFWSLIGLFIGQVLGGAVMALHAAQGPKLGLPQMISSRVQFGVYGAAIPIVLVCLMYLGFTATGTVLSGQAIGQLLGVSNTVGILIFAAAIVVATLFGYRVIHVIGRVATVFGLLAFVYLFSRVIAVGDVGQLLQIRHFSWSSFLLAVSLAASWQIAYGPYVADYSRYLPSSTSSVKTFLAVGLGSVLGAQIAMVLGVLAAAMAAGQFAGREVAYIVGLGGTGTMAALLYFSIAFGKVTISTLNSYGSFMCIATIVSGFRGSVEITRRQRTVFVLLIVGAATCVALVGQHSFLNAFKSFILFLLAFFTPWSAVNLVDYYFINRERYDVAALSDPDGRYGRWNMPGILVYSFGVLVQMPFISTKLYTGPMVERLGGVDISWIIGLVVPSILYYLFARRDHFPESRTALRSTA